TGATGTACGGAAATTTTATAAAGAATTCGGGATTGATGTGGAGCCCAACTGGTATCTGGTTTTTATGCTGCTGCAAAAGAGGGGTGAAATCTCAATTACTGATATTGCTGAACCATTAGGATATTCGCATCCGTCTGTGGTAGTTATCGTTAAAAAAATGAGTGAAAGCGGTTATCTCATCATCAAAAAAGATAAGGTGGATAAACGCAAACAGATTATTTCATTATCTCCAAAAGCTATTGAAATGCTTCCCCGGCTTGAACAGATTTGGGACAGTTGTGAAAAAGCCATTCTGAAGGTATTATCAGAAGATCTCTCAATTTTCACTTATCTGGATCACATTGATCAGGAATTAAAAAATGAATCTTTTCATCACAGGTTTAAACAGGAATATTTAAAATCAA
The nucleotide sequence above comes from Chryseobacterium sp. 7. Encoded proteins:
- a CDS encoding MarR family winged helix-turn-helix transcriptional regulator, producing MDFDFIKELRYKALDSRLKRISDRMSHDVRKFYKEFGIDVEPNWYLVFMLLQKRGEISITDIAEPLGYSHPSVVVIVKKMSESGYLIIKKDKVDKRKQIISLSPKAIEMLPRLEQIWDSCEKAILKVLSEDLSIFTYLDHIDQELKNESFHHRFKQEYLKSIQS